DNA from Tachypleus tridentatus isolate NWPU-2018 chromosome 8, ASM421037v1, whole genome shotgun sequence:
aaatataaataaaacataaaaagtttgACTTTGAAGTTCTTATATAAACACTTCTGTGACTATGTACAAGCTACGTAACACACAAGGCACTTTCTCTGACACTGTACagaatgacatatatatataaataaataaagttgacTGAACCAGTCTATCTTTGGATTGTAGGGTGGTACGATTTGGTAGGGTGAAGCTATACTTCAGTTGCCAACGTTCCCTTATGACCTTGAGAAACATAATGGTCTTCTATAACATATATACTACTGTGAGGACATGTGCCCGTATGTGGCGACACTTCACTGtggggaaaaaacaaaacacagttagTAGAATATGATATTCTATtttacaaatgtgtgtgtgtgtgtgtgtgtgtgtttataaattaataaatactcgTTAATCTTGGTAATGTGGTTACAAAACCCATTGAGAATTTCAAACAAATGTGTTTAATTTCTATAACAATTAACCTCTGTAGCTCACAAGACCTTCACAATATCATCTTTCCAACTTAATCATTGTGATTAAAACAAACTACATGTATAAACTATAGTTATCCGTGCAGTATTGAAGCAAATAACTTAGATTTTGTTACAATACGGGTCACTTTtcacactaaaaatataattaaattgcaATAATTAGGTTCCACACAtctttctaattaaaatattttttcttttaaatatcggtaaaatgtaaacaaattattatataacgTTCGTAACTGATTCCCTACTAATCtaattacaacaaataataaaattattactattagtgtagTACTTTCCGAAACGACCACACAAGTTTAGTAAATTAATTTGTTGAAGCAGCAGCAGGagagtaaaacatttttgtttattcttatcaAGTGCTATTTGCTAACATGATTTATTAGAAAGCATCCGTTTATCAGTCACTCAGCTacaaagaatattatattaattagctGTTACGTAAttaaccaaacaacaataaatacctTTGATTCGCCGAGGACGGCTCCGCTTGCTGTACAGACTGTTTCTTTTCTGGAGTCTTCTGTgaatttatcaaatgtttctcAGAATCTATTGTATCCAGAACTCTACTACTAAACCAGTCTGTATTATGAAGCTTCGTGGACTTTGTGCACGGCAAAGAATGTTCTTTGGCAAACACCGCAGAAGTTTCGTCATCAGTgcttttgtttaaaagtttcgaGCTCGGTCGCtcaaaagtattaattatttgaTTGTCTAAACATTTCTTGTTTGCACTGTGCATAGAATTAAGTTCGTTTTGCTTCCTCATTGCTTCTTCATCTCGCTTTTCCCTCTCTCGATGTTTTCTTTGTCGAAGTAACAAAGTAGTCACTACAGCAATGATCGCTAGTAAAGGTACTATCACTGAAAATGTGCCAATCAGTGCCACATGCTTGTCTTCGTCTGAAACACCAGAAACAGCTGTACTTGGCGAAGTGTAAACCTTCTGCCCCTCAGTAATTATATTTCCGACTCTTTGAGCACTGCTGCCCATAGCTCGCTCACACAACCGTCCACCAAATCCCGACGGACAAACGCACACAAAATCATTGACACGATCCACACAAGTTCCGCCCCCCTGACAAGGATTTGAGGTGCACTCGTCCACTTCCACAGAACAATCCTTTGATGTAAATCCTGGTTGACACAGACACTGGAAGTCATTTACCAGATCCTGGCACGTGCCACCATTTGCACATGGCTTGGTGAGACAATCATCCACGTTTGTTTGACACAAGGAACCAATAAAACCAGGTACGCaagaacaatgaaaataatttacatcatCCACGCATGTGCCACCGTTTAAACAAGGGTTATCAGCACAGTCGTTGATATCCATTTCGCAATTTAACCCCGTGAATCCCGTGCGACAGATACACGTGTATCCATCTGACTGGTCTACACAGCTCCCGCCTAAAGAATAGTAGAACAAGaattgtttaatttcatactattaatacatttatttcaaattacaacTTCAGAAATAATAGTTCTTTCATGTTTTGTATCAACACGTGCACAATAATACGTTAAGAagacatgatttttttttagaaaacttaTGACTTATAAagcaaaaactattatttttacacCGTCTTTAACATACCGTTCTGGCACTGGTTTGGTTCACacttatttttctgaatttcacaTTTTTCTCCAGAAAATCCTTTAGCACAGAAGCACCGATATCCACTAGGTTGGTCCACACACGAGCCTCCATTATGGCATGGATTTTCTGTACAAGTACTGGCCGAAGTCTCACAGTTTCTTCCATAGTAACCAAGGGGGCAGTGGCACGTATAATTCTTGCCATTACCCTAGAGGACAAGAGTTAGATAGTCAGAAGATTTACACAAATTAAGTACAACACGTTTCTTActgcaataaaaacaaaccacCTTCACTGGtaactatcttttttttttcgggAGTTATTAATACGATTAGTTTGTAACAAGCTTTAGGCTTAACATTTGAGCTATTCTAATAGGagtatttaagtttgtttgtttgctttgaatttcgcgcaaagctactcgagggctatctgctctagccgtccctaatgtagcagtgtaagactagagggaaggcagctagtcatcaccacccaccgccaacgaatagtggaattgaccgtcacattataacgcccccacgactgaaatggcgagcatgtttggtgcgaccgggatttgaacccgtgaccctcggattacgagtcgaacgccttaacacgcttggccatgccgggccagtattaAAGATCTCACAGTATACCTTAGAATCAACATAGTCAAGTCAGTGTTTGCTAACTGATGCATGCActgtatttttaaccttaaaatatttGCTTGCAAGggataaaaaaataaaggttttagaTATATAAAGCAAGAAGTAACCAATGCAAGCTTTAACACTAAACTTGTTTGTGgcaacaagtaaaaacaaaaagaaaacgaaGCTAACTCTAATGTATTTACTGCATGCAAGCTTTCGAACGTGTTTACAATCTACTTGTTAGGCTAGAGACAATACATTATTGTGCTAGTCTCGAAGTTCATTTTCTTAGAGAGGTTTTAGGATTAGACTTACTTAGTTAATTTATTAGGTTAAAAAAAAGCTCTTACACTACTCTCAAACAAAAAAATCGaattatatagttaacttgttttgaaatacatCACCTAAAACAAATTACcacacattatttttataatccaAAAGTAAAACAACGTACCTTGCACGTTCCGCCATTTAAACAAGGCTCGTGAGTACAATCATCGACGTGTGCTTCACAGGCCGGTCCAGTGAATCCTTCAGGGCAGGTGCAGGTGTAGGACCCGTGACCAGTGTTTGTACACGTTCCACCATTTTTACAAGGCTTATGGTTGGTGCAGTAGTTGAGATCTGGAAAAATAAGAAGTTTGGGTTAGTgactgtttagaattaagcacgaagctaaacaatgggctaactgtgttgtacccaccacgggtatcgaaactcggtttctagcgtccgcagacataccgctgcgcaACTGAGGAGTAGTTGGGCTTAGATCAAAGTTTTCTGTTCGGAAGTGTGAATGGGTTATATTCCTTACACAGTTTTAACTTTACTTTTccaatttgtaataaaatacgtatgttttcaaatacatttacCGTACCTTGATTGCAGAAAAGTCCGCCCCATCCTTCCTCACAAGTACATTGCCAGGGTTCAGTGCATGTGCCATGAACACAGCCAGGGTAACGGGTACACTCTTGACAAGTGGGGCCTTGCCAACCTTGGCGACATCTagacaaaacagtaaaaacagattcaacaaaaagtaacaaataagTAATACGTAAAATAGGTCGTTTAGAAAGTTGTAAATGATTTACTTTGTtgagaaattaaagtaaaataagtatTAACTTTGGAATGCTATTGTTAATCTAGAAAGGAAAATAGAAGAACAAAACTTAcataaaaaaatctgtaaaattaacttctaaaattatcatttttttttcacgaagcttgaaataacaacaacagcttgtttatttgttcttctcCCCTTAAAAGACTTTGTTTTAGATGAGAAGATTGCcctatatttttctatttcatcTCAAACCGACCTTCATTGGCAATGTCAAAGTTTGTACCAAACCATAGTCTGAAATGTCAAATGaatggtttttaaattttttcaagcAAATAATATATTCATGCCTGACGAAAAGTCAGATtcataagtattttaattatgatGTTTACTAATAGAAGTCACTAGCGCCATCTACACGCATTTGGTTTAGATTTAAATTTTTACAGTTAATTGTGTGTTGAGTAAGGAAGCACATTATGGTAATATAATAATAGATTGAGAAACAACGATTTATAACTTTAAGGGAGAGTTTTGCTGATGGTGGAACAAACAACATATTTCGATAGAATATTGGTTTGTCTAATAGTAGAAGACGGACCAAAAACCATAACGGTTTTCATACGCGTTGAAAGAATTAAAGcttgaaataaaacatgacttacAAGCATTCGTTGGGCTGGGTACAGTATCCGTGGGTCTTGTGGCATCCCAGGCTACATACagctgaagaaaaaatatataaacagttttaaaaataatcaacaGCAGTTGTATCTTAAGAAGTGTCATAAACATTCACATCAATTTcctgatatatatttattctctGCGAAAATGCAATTACATTAAGttcaagtgaaaatattaatctacagaattaaatgtttcattagaacTTGCAAGTGCAAAAACtgcatttttgtttaaaataact
Protein-coding regions in this window:
- the LOC143222954 gene encoding uncharacterized protein LOC143222954; this translates as MGRQILLYLVDAALLMFTLVYQTRGSGVFELRLSSFTNNYGRDFEGNCCSGYRSTQGSCSSVCRTYFRVCLKHYQATIDPNPPCTFGEVVTPVLGNNSVHLLDKKIHGFNNPIRFAFSFSWPGTFSLIVEAWHDSLAGGEGRRTLIIRLATQRYLQVTPEWTQDVHRTNHTMMEYSYRVVCDYTYYGETCTKLCRPRDDKFGHYTCSPTGEKICLSGWTGDYCSEAVCSLGCHKTHGYCTQPNECLCRQGWQGPTCQECTRYPGCVHGTCTEPWQCTCEEGWGGLFCNQDLNYCTNHKPCKNGGTCTNTGHGSYTCTCPEGFTGPACEAHVDDCTHEPCLNGGTCKGNGKNYTCHCPLGYYGRNCETSASTCTENPCHNGGSCVDQPSGYRCFCAKGFSGEKCEIQKNKCEPNQCQNGGSCVDQSDGYTCICRTGFTGLNCEMDINDCADNPCLNGGTCVDDVNYFHCSCVPGFIGSLCQTNVDDCLTKPCANGGTCQDLVNDFQCLCQPGFTSKDCSVEVDECTSNPCQGGGTCVDRVNDFVCVCPSGFGGRLCERAMGSSAQRVGNIITEGQKVYTSPSTAVSGVSDEDKHVALIGTFSVIVPLLAIIAVVTTLLLRQRKHREREKRDEEAMRKQNELNSMHSANKKCLDNQIINTFERPSSKLLNKSTDDETSAVFAKEHSLPCTKSTKLHNTDWFSSRVLDTIDSEKHLINSQKTPEKKQSVQQAEPSSANQSEVSPHTGTCPHSSIYVIEDHYVSQGHKGTLATEV